Proteins from one Nitrosopumilus sp. genomic window:
- a CDS encoding multicopper oxidase domain-containing protein has translation MLFTIAAVAVMGATLFGSTYTQTQIAGQSLDINKMDVDVIEQIHQMGGLQLVMPQAFAETDCGALSQTGRNVVEFNLTGESVTLPIMGGKTYNAMTFSGMVPGPTLRVTQGDVVKMTLTIPSDEVTGHGNDMHASQMSAGNFESVNPGETSQYCYIAESAGVFKYHCSGVKLIGMDQHVLSGMYGIAIVDPVNGYKKLMVEKTKVSAGGDVSLDRKFYDADALEFQLQYNQLYLTPEGNYDAAAMFKHHNTATVVNGMQFGYVPNMAHNLLVKGDVNKNIFVAQPWNGLEHKQYQSQLLFVENDQHVRLFVENHGNEPLFFHIVGEILDRVTQGNRVQSAATETWLLGGSQNMIVDLVFDEPGAYAAVNHDYAAIYTGAATVFVAGDPFGLNPVLVEKGVIPAPVASYAYALGNPSDAVPPMGANSIAHPAQNIHGLYTDEVASEMQASGDYVALWEVIPVVAEMLTS, from the coding sequence ATGCTCTTCACAATTGCAGCAGTAGCTGTAATGGGAGCAACCTTATTCGGAAGCACATACACACAAACCCAGATTGCTGGACAATCACTAGATATCAACAAAATGGATGTCGATGTAATTGAACAAATCCATCAAATGGGCGGTTTACAGCTTGTAATGCCTCAAGCATTCGCAGAAACTGATTGTGGTGCATTATCACAAACTGGACGCAACGTAGTTGAGTTCAATTTGACTGGTGAAAGTGTTACTCTTCCAATCATGGGAGGAAAAACTTACAACGCCATGACTTTTAGCGGAATGGTCCCAGGACCAACACTAAGAGTTACACAAGGTGATGTTGTAAAAATGACACTTACAATCCCATCAGATGAAGTTACTGGACACGGTAACGACATGCATGCATCACAAATGTCAGCAGGAAACTTTGAATCAGTTAATCCTGGTGAAACAAGTCAGTACTGTTACATCGCTGAATCAGCTGGTGTCTTCAAATACCATTGTTCTGGTGTCAAACTAATTGGTATGGACCAACACGTTCTTTCCGGCATGTACGGAATTGCAATCGTTGATCCTGTCAATGGATACAAGAAACTAATGGTTGAGAAAACAAAAGTCTCAGCAGGCGGTGATGTTTCATTAGATAGAAAATTCTATGATGCAGATGCATTAGAGTTCCAACTCCAATACAACCAATTGTATCTAACACCTGAAGGTAACTATGATGCCGCAGCAATGTTCAAACATCATAATACTGCAACAGTTGTTAACGGAATGCAATTTGGTTATGTACCAAACATGGCTCATAACTTACTCGTCAAAGGCGATGTAAACAAGAACATCTTTGTTGCACAACCATGGAATGGACTTGAACACAAGCAATACCAATCACAACTCTTGTTTGTTGAAAATGATCAACACGTGAGACTCTTTGTTGAAAACCATGGTAACGAACCACTATTCTTCCACATTGTTGGAGAAATTTTGGACAGAGTTACTCAAGGTAACAGAGTACAATCCGCAGCAACTGAAACATGGTTACTCGGAGGTTCACAAAACATGATTGTTGACTTGGTCTTTGATGAACCAGGTGCATATGCAGCAGTAAACCATGATTATGCAGCAATTTACACTGGCGCAGCTACAGTATTTGTAGCAGGTGACCCATTCGGCTTGAACCCAGTTCTAGTTGAGAAAGGAGTTATCCCAGCACCAGTAGCATCTTATGCATACGCTTTAGGCAATCCAAGTGATGCTGTCCCACCAATGGGAGCAAACAGTATTGCACATCCTGCCCAAAACATTCACGGTTTATACACTGATGAAGTAGCTTCTGAAATGCAAGCAAGTGGCGATTATGTCGCATTATGGGAAGTAATTCCTGTAGTAGCAGAAATGTTAACTTCTTGA
- a CDS encoding aspartate ammonia-lyase, with amino-acid sequence MKFRLDQDSLGKVKIPADAYYGAFTGRAINQYHVTGNKSHENLIKSFVMIKRSAAIANMKTKAIDAKRGKAIVTACDKILAGKFVDQFVVDMINSGAGTAFNMNSNEVISNVALEVLHKKKGQYEFLHPNDHVNMSQSSNDTYPTAMHVAILMNLKDTIPAIDILIKSLSKKAKQFSSFKKIGRTHLMDALPVTLGSEFDAYVTSISKARKEIIDAQKELQYVALGGTAVGTGANTPKGYRKIAITELGKISKLSLKPEKDMQHSLQSKFAVANLSSALRNLALEIGKIANDIRLMASGPIAGLAELGIPAVHAGSSIMPGKVNPSLAECMNMVCFNIIGNDTAVSYAAQGGQFELNVMLPGMLKCMLESTDMLKNFLPIFSANLIDGLTANKDKLRQDIENSPVIVTLLTPKIGYLKSAELFKESLKTGKTIRELVVSKKLMSNKEIDSLFG; translated from the coding sequence ATGAAATTTAGATTAGATCAAGATTCACTTGGAAAAGTCAAAATCCCAGCTGACGCATATTATGGGGCATTTACAGGAAGAGCAATCAACCAATACCATGTAACAGGAAACAAAAGTCATGAGAATTTGATCAAGTCATTTGTAATGATTAAACGATCTGCAGCAATCGCAAATATGAAGACCAAAGCAATTGATGCAAAAAGAGGAAAAGCAATTGTTACAGCATGTGATAAAATACTTGCTGGAAAATTTGTAGATCAATTTGTGGTAGATATGATAAATTCAGGAGCAGGAACTGCATTTAATATGAATTCTAATGAAGTCATATCAAATGTAGCATTAGAAGTTCTCCATAAAAAGAAAGGACAGTATGAGTTCTTACATCCAAATGATCATGTCAACATGTCACAATCAAGTAATGATACATATCCAACAGCTATGCATGTTGCAATTCTTATGAATCTTAAAGATACAATTCCTGCCATAGATATTTTGATTAAATCATTATCAAAAAAAGCAAAACAATTTTCATCATTTAAAAAAATTGGAAGAACACATCTCATGGATGCATTACCTGTAACATTAGGAAGTGAGTTTGATGCATATGTAACATCAATTTCCAAAGCAAGAAAAGAAATCATTGATGCACAAAAAGAATTGCAATATGTCGCATTAGGAGGAACAGCTGTTGGGACAGGAGCCAACACGCCAAAAGGATACAGGAAAATTGCAATAACAGAATTAGGAAAAATTTCAAAATTATCATTAAAGCCAGAAAAAGATATGCAACACAGTTTACAAAGTAAATTTGCAGTTGCTAATTTATCAAGTGCATTAAGAAATTTAGCACTTGAAATAGGAAAAATCGCTAATGATATCAGACTGATGGCATCAGGCCCTATCGCAGGATTGGCAGAATTGGGAATCCCTGCAGTTCATGCAGGTTCATCAATTATGCCTGGAAAAGTAAATCCATCTTTAGCAGAATGCATGAACATGGTTTGCTTCAACATAATTGGAAATGACACTGCAGTTTCTTATGCTGCACAAGGAGGTCAGTTTGAGCTAAATGTGATGTTACCAGGAATGCTAAAGTGCATGTTAGAATCAACAGACATGCTAAAAAATTTCTTGCCAATATTTTCTGCAAACCTAATCGATGGACTAACAGCTAACAAAGACAAATTACGTCAAGATATTGAAAATAGTCCTGTGATTGTAACATTGTTAACTCCAAAAATAGGATATCTAAAATCAGCTGAATTATTCAAAGAGTCTCTAAAAACAGGGAAAACTATCAGAGAACTTGTTGTTTCAAAGAAATTAATGAGCAACAAAGAGATTGATTCTCTATTTGGATAA